The following nucleotide sequence is from Catharus ustulatus isolate bCatUst1 chromosome 33, bCatUst1.pri.v2, whole genome shotgun sequence.
cacgagagggggacaggagtggggacaggagaggggacaggagtggggacaggagaggggacacgagtggggacacgagtggggacaggagaggagacaggagtggggacacgaGAGGGGACACGAGTGGGGAcacgagtggggacaggagaggggacaggagaggggacacgagtggggacaggagaggggacacgagtggggacaggagtggggacaggagtgggaacacgagaggggacaggagtggggacaggagtggggacaggagtggggacacgaaaggggacaggagtggggacaggagaggggacaggagaggggacaggagtggggacaggagaggggacaggagtggggacaggagagggggacacgagtggggacaggagaggggacaggagaggggacaggagtggggacaggagtggggacaggagaggggacaggagtggggacaggagaggggacacgagtggggacaggagaggagaCACgaaaggggacaggagaggggacacgagagggggacaggagtggggacaggagaggggacaggagtggggacaggagaggggacacgagtggggacacgagtggggacaggagaggggacaggagtggggacacgagaggggacaggagtggagacaggagaggggacacgaaaggggacaggagtggggacaggagaggggacaggagtggggacaggagaggggacaggagtggggacaggagagggggacacgagtggggacaggagaggggacaggagaggagacaggagtggggacacgagaggggacaggagtggggacaggagtggggacaggagaggggacacgagtggggacaggagaggggacaggagaggggacacgagtggggacacgagtggggacaggagaggggacaggttGTTCACACCTGGGTGGTTCACACGTGGGTTGTTCACGCGTGGGTTGTTCACGCCTGGGTTGTTCACGCCTGGGTGGTTCAAGCGTGGTTTTTTCACACGTGGGTGATCCACACGTGGGTTTTCCTCGAGTGGgttttccacgcgagtttttttccacgcgagttttttccacgctTGGGAAACCCACGCGAGTTTTCCCcgcgagtttttccacgcgagtttttttccacgcgagttttttccacgcgtggaaaacccacgcgagtttttccacgcgagttttttccacgcgtggaaaacccacgcgagttttttccacgcgagtttttccacgcgtggaaaacccacgcgagttttttccacgcgagttttttccacgcgtggaaaacccacgcgagttttttccacgcgagttttttccacgcgtggaaaacccacgcgagttttttccacgcgagttttttccacgcgtggaaaacccacgcgagttttttccacgcgagttttttccacgcgtggaaaacccacgcgagttttttccacgcgagttttttccacgcgtggaaaacccacgcgagttttttccacgcgagttttttccacgcgagttttttttCCACCCGAGTTTTTTCACATGTGTGGGTGGTTCACACATGGGTGGCTCACCCGTGGGCAGCTCACCCGTGGGTGGTTCACCCGTGGGCAGCTCACCTGTGGGCGGTTCACCCGTGGGCAGCTCACCTGTGGGTGGCTCACCTGTGGGTGGTTCACACGTGGGCAGCTCACCTGTGGGCGGCTCACCTGTGGGTGGCTCACCTGTGGGCGGCTCACCTGCGTGCAGCTCACCTGTGGGTGGCTCACCCGTGGGCGGTTCACCCGTGGGCAGCTCACACGTGGGTCGCTCACCTGCGTGCAGCTCACCCGTGGGCAGCTCACCTGTGGGCAGCTCACCCGTGGGTGGTTCACCCGTGGGCGGCTCACACCTGGGCAGCTCACCTGTGGGTGGTTCACCCGTGGGCGGCTCACCCGTGGGCACCTCACCCGTGGGTGGTTCACCTGTGGGCAGCTCACCTGTGGGTGGCTCACCTGTGGGCGGCTCACCTGTGGGTGGTTCACGCGTGGGCGGGGCATTGCTGGAAAAGCGCCCGAGTTCCCggcagccccatcccctcctcctgctgccagcgcCTGCCAGCTTTGTCTTGCCGACGCTGCCGAGCCAGCGCGGAGCTCTCCCTGAACGCTGGGGATCGCTGTCCGGACACCCCAGGGTGCCAGAACAAAgcacacccccaaaatcccccatccccagcgctggctgctgccagaaaCTTCCCCAGtaaccccagagacccccaggcaCAGCCGAGGGGTTCAGCCCCTTCCCCGAAGTTCACCCAGGGCGGAGCATTACCCAGAGGATCCCGGCTGGATGCTCTGCCCGCCCCCGCCCTGGCCAGGTGGGCACCGGGACACGCTGGGTGCCGTGGACAGGAtctccctgcagcttcctcacCGCACCggcagtgtcacctcccagcacagcaccagccccaaacctgcctcgggtgtggctgcagcctcgggctcctcctggcagccagggatgagctgggtcagggcaggTGAGCAGCGCCTGGGCTGTCCCAAAGCGCACACAGATCCCTCGCGGATGGGATCCAGGGCTGCATGCCCCCATTCCCAGGATGGGAGATGTGTCTGAGCTCACAGCCCTCAGCCAGGGATCGGCCCCGACACCAGGAGCCTGCCTGGCACACGGAATGTCCCTTGCACGGGTGCCATCCCTTGCACAAGGAGCATTCCTTGCTCTGGGAACTCCCCTGTGCTGCTTAACTCCCCCGAGCTGCTCTGCCCCGTGTCTCCGGCCGCTCCGTGTCCCAGCCCCGAGGGAGGAAGGTCCCTCTTGCACAAGCAGGgatggctggggctgcagttGTGCTGCACACGAGGAGCAGGGTTTGtccagccaggcacagaatcccctctgtgcccgtgagtggggtctgggggctccccAGGAGGGGAcggcagccctgggtgctgtgctgcccaggtgCGTCAGAGGAGTCacccacctgcagtgccagctgctctggggacactgtgagggGTCAGAGAGTGACTGTGGCTCAGCAGCAAGGCCACCAGTGCAGCCCAACCCTCCCAGTGCAAGGGGGAGcggcagggaccccaaaacctgcacaacgctcccctggcagcccctggcctGGGATGTGGCTCCCAGGTGCTGTGACAGGGActgtgcagcccctggcactgacCTGGTGTTGTGCTgagccctccccacccccagccccagctggtgAAACCTGAACGCCTCACCTGGATTTTCCTGCCAGGcctgaagggcagagcaggagagggcgGCTGTGACCCAGCCCAGGAGaatccccagtgccagggctgctgctggcagggctgtcctgtcccaccccccatttcccagcagctccagccccctctGCGACGGGGACATGCAGGACacggccagcacagctccctgcacccTTCTGGGCTCCACCCAGCACCTCTGGCACCCCAGGTCCTTCCCTGGTGCCACAGGGCTGCCACGAGCccagtggggcagcaggacacacggacacggggcACTGGCCCTTTCTGGGGCAGAGCAAGgtgacagagaggggacactcTTGTCCTCAGGATGGTCATTGGCATCTCCCTCGGCTCAGGCCGGGTGCCACggccctgccaggctggtgctggctcACCCATAGGCACtgtgggggctgtgctgtgcagaaaccccaaaatggcCACGGACCACCCCGGGCATCCACACCCCCGAATGCCCTCAGGCCTCTGCACAAAACCCCActgaaaacccccaaacccccagaaacGCCAAGGGGAGGCTCCAATTGCTTCATCCGAgtcctccccagagcccccgaGGTGCAAAGTCAGAGGGGATGAGCACCACGTGCACCCACTGGGGCTCTTGGGGGTTTCAGTCCTGGGTTCTCctgggggggctgtgctgggccaggcacCAAGGAGGGGGGGAATGAATTGTGCCCTGGGATCCTTCCCCCAAAGGCTGTGGGGGTGCCAAGTGCAGGGTTCAAGTCCAGAGGTTTGAGATCAGCAGAGTTCCTCTCGCCCTCTTtagtttggggtctctgtgtcaccgcttgtccccatgtcctggggGAGCCACGAGTGGAGGGGCCGAGGTTTGGCACGGCAGGAGCCCCTcacccagcccccagcacccactgGAGTCCAGCAGCAGGTCCGGGGTGGCCCCCATGGGTGCCAAGGGTGATGTCAGCACAGCCCGAGCCCCCCCCGAGGAGTCTGTGACACTTTGGCCAAGGAGGGGACCTGACCTTGGCATCCAGCTCCGGTGCTgcccagaaagcagaaaacccctggggctgctccccttcctcctccttgctgctttttccttttctcttactttcttggggttttttgtttcttttttttccctaatttttcccccctctcctgttgtttttttttttccccttctgtttaAATATCAAACGAAAGAGGAAAACCCAGTGAGGGGAGCTCTGGAGCCAggggccaggctgctgggagggcGGTACAGGGTCCCgggctggctgctgggggcGTTgccgggggtctggggggtgggAGTCCTGCTGGCTTTGGGGCGGAACAGGCTGCCCTGCTGCGTGGAGGTGCTGTTGGAGAGCGGGGTGTGCTCGGGCTCGCCCGAATCGCTCGCGGTGTAGCTGTAAGCCTGTGCCCGGGAGATGCCCTTCTGGTGCCCCGGGTCCACCTCGTActcactgtcactgccctgaAAAGCAGGATGGAGGATATGGTGACAGCCCCAAAATTCAATAGGGTCAGGCTCTGATCCAGCaatgggatgggagctggacCAGGGGAGTTCGGGAGGAATTCCCACATGAAAAGGGAGGCcgggcactggaaggggctgcccggggaggtttggggtccctggagctgtcctggactcagggctctgggctggggacaaggtggggatgggcacagcttggATTCGGTGATGtcagagctcttttccagcctaaacgGTTCTGTGATTTCCTGGTGCTTTCCCAGTGCTCTTTCAGGAATGCTGGCAAGCACATCCCCAAAGTATTTAAAGGCAGGGACggctgcagcatcactggggGGTTTCTGCCTCTTGctaacacaaaataaaacctcataCATAGTAACAGAACATAATCGTCCTTCTGGACCACAACAGTTGATGACAGTTCGATTTCCTgcataaataaaatgagaagaaaatcagaaccCATAAAACATAACCCTTATCCACTGCACACAACTTTCGGCTCACCTGCCACCGCTCTTGTCTCGAGCGCCCAATTACAccacagctctctgtgctccccaggacCCTCAAACATCGCCCTGCCTGACGAAAACCCCGGTCCCTGGCCGTTCTGCGCCCAAACTTTGGTGATGAACTTCACCGCGCAGACCGGCCGGGACCCgggaaaaaaaactccagccagggaggaaatttaaaaaaaaaaaccctggctggggaatttttattctaaatttaaaattggtTGAAAAGCCTGGAAGGCAAAACACACTCGCACAAAATTACAACTGGTCACCACGCACACTCGCACAGGCATACGCTAGCGGTGGCAGACGGACACAAACTCTCACACACAGACGGTCACACAATCTTCAGCTGGTAAGCGGACTGCAACCCTTACCTGAAACGGTACGCTGAATGGGATGCTTGACCGCATCCTCTGGCTGCTGGTCCTCAACATCGAGGGATAGGTTCCGTGAAAGGTGGCAGCTGAGAACTGGAAATCTGCCTCGGGGACCTGCGAGACAGAAGCGGGAGGTCAGTGAGTGGTTACCTGAGAGCCAAGAGACATCCCCACACATTTTCTACCCAAAACCCCAGGTAAACTGCAGGTAAAAAGAACTTAGAACAAAATTTAAAGCCCAGCACAATAGCTGGGCAGCCCCAGACATCTTGAGTGAATCTGCAGATCTCATCTAGAGTCCAACACCACCCCACATTACAAAACCCAAGTCCCTGCACACCTTGTCCTATCTTTACTAGGcatcagggcagagcagctccagaccAAATGCGTGCAGGCACCCGTGACACAGGACATGACAAACGAGgggaggacagggggacaaaaaaaaacctggcgAGAAGGAACCACGAGGACTGAGAGAATGCAAAATGAGATGACTGAGGGAAGACTGACAGCAAGCTGACAAGGCTGGAAAAAGATGCCAGCAGAATGATTTGCTTCAAGAACTGCAGAGATGGATGCCTGAGAATCCTCTTCTTATCTTCCATTCTTCCAAGCTCCAATCTGAGATAAGGGATCCTTCAAGTGCACAGCTCAGAAGAAGACCTTAAAAGACATCAGAATGGATGCTTTCCAAAAGAGAAGAGAGTCAGATGCCTGCCCAAGTGCCTGAGACCAAGGTTTGATGgcaccagagccaggctgaggaaTGCAGAGAGCACAAGATGCTATGGATGACCTAAGGGTTTCTGACAGGCCCCTCAAAGGGCTAAGGCAAGAGACATACAACACACACAGAagacacacacagcacaagAGACAAGTGACATGACACCCAGAggaactgctctgccctgtgcaacTCAGCATTGAGATCAAATTGAGACTTTTCCTTTTATGGGGCCTGAGGGGCTGCTTCTtggacacccccagctccaaagctgcctcaaaaatccctcctgacaaTTCCAGATCCAGCATcccgctcccatcccctctgtgggTTAGAGCCCAGCACTTATCTGTCAGAGATCCAGGTCTGAGAATCCATGACACATGAGGAGTAAAAAAGCTTAGTCCTCTGGGAAATTCCTGCCATTATGAGGCTGTTGTCTCTTAACTACAATAAAAAGAGCCAAACATCAGTGCATGCTCTCGGTAGGATACAGGCCAAAACCTGATAATTTCACTACTCACCATCTCCCAGGAATGCCCAGTGCCTCAGTCACACACTTCAGCTGCACTCAGTCTGATGCCATCGTCACAAAATAGACCTGGTTTAAGAAGATACAAGGTGATGTGGCATGGCTGAAACTTGACTGGACCCAAACTCCATCTCCCAAACTCCCAGACTCACCCCAACTGCTTGGCTCTCACCAAAGGTCACCCTGCTGGCATCTCCAAATAGGAGAAGGTGAAGGCTTCATCAGAGTCCTgtactgctgctgcagggctcacAGGAGCAGTGAACTGGGTCTCTTGgtcagctgggcagagccaccTCAGGGTAGTTCAAGGGCACTGcctaaaaaacacaaagaacaaCAAATGCTGAGAGTAGCACCACAGATTGAGACCTGAGCAATAACAACTGATTCAGACCATCAGAAACTGCTCACCTGGCCTGCTTCCCCTTGACTGTGGATATCCTGCttcatttcctaaaaataaaaggcaaagaaaagtgTTGTAACACAGTCACCATTAACACATCCCCTGCAAAGGCAAACTGTGACTGACATGCTCAGAGCAAAACCCTTACCTAGGATGGGCCCACAGCCTCAGATTTGATCCATCTGCATCTGAAAGGAAGATAGGACAGAAGTCAAATGTGCTGCAGGATAACTTTATACCTCCAGATTTCATCTAGGGTCCAACACCACCCCACATTACAAAAAGCAAGTCCCCAGGACTGGTCCTAGCACACCTATGCCCAGACTACACAGtagggcagagcagctccgaCCCAAATGCATGCAGGCACCCGTGACACAGGACATGACAAATGAGGGGATGacaagagaggggaaaaaaatatctcagcAAGAGGAAGGACCACAAGGACTGAGGGAATGCAAAATGAGATGACCGAGGGAAGTCTGAGAGCAAGCTGACAAGGCTGGAAAAAGATGCTAGGAGAATGATTTGCTCCAAGAACTGCAGAGATGGATGCCTGGGAATCCTCTTCTTATCTTCCATTCTTCCAAGCTCCAATCTGACATAATGGATCCTTCAGGTGCACAGCTCTGAACAAGACCTTAATAGAGACCAGACTGGATGCTTTCCAAAAGAGAAGAGATTCAGATGCCTGTCCAAGCTCCTGAGACCAAGGTTTGATGgcaccagagccaggctgaggaaTGCAGAGATCACAAGATGCTATGGATGACCTCAGGGTTTCTGACAGGCCCCTCAAAGGGCTAAAGGTAAGAGACATGCAATGCAACACACACAGAagacacacacagcacaagAGACAAGTGACATGACACCCAGAggaactgctctgccctgtgcaaaTCAGCATTGAGATCAAATTGAGACTCTTCCCCTTATGCGGCCTGAGGGGCTGCTTCTtggacatccccagctccaaagctgcctcaaaaatccctcctgacaaTTCCAGACACAGCATCCCGCTCCCGTCCCCTCTGTGGGTTGGAGCCCTGCACTTATCTGTCAGAGATCCAGGTATGAGAATCCATGCCAGGTGTGCAGTAAAAAAGCTTCAACATCTGGGAAATTCCTGCCATCGCTGGGCTGTTGTCCCTTAGTCAcctacaataaagaaaaccaaacatcaGTGCATGTAGCATACAGAGCAAAACCTGATAATTTCACTACTCACCATCTCCCAGGAATGCCCAGGAGCTCAGGTCACAGGCTTTGGCCACACTCAGAAGCTGACACTGTTGTAGCAGGGCATGCCTGGTTTAAGAAGAGATAAAGTGATGTGGCATAGCTGAAACTTGACTGCACTCACATACCTTCTCCCAAACTCCCAGACTCACCCCAACTCCTTGGCTCTCACCAAAGGCTGCCCAGCTGGCATCTTCAAATAGGAGAAGGTGAAGGCTTCATCAGAGTCCTGGAATACTGCTGGAGGGCTCACAGGAGCAGTGAACTGGGTCTCTtggccagctgggcagagccatcTCAGGGCAATTCAAGGGTACtgcaaaaaacacacaaaaaacaatGAATGCTGACAGTCG
It contains:
- the LOC117009422 gene encoding uncharacterized protein LOC117009422, which gives rise to MSPSQRGLELLGNGGWDRTALPAAALALGILLGWVTAALSCSALQAWQENPGEAFRFHQLGLGVGRAQHNTRSVPGAAQSLSQHLGATSQARGCQGSVVQVLGSLPLPLALGGLGCTGGLAAEPQSLSDPSQCPQSSWHCRWVTPLTHLGSTAPRAAVPSWGAPRPHSRAQRGFCAWLDKPCSSCAAQLQPQPSLLVQEGPSSLGAGTRSGRRHGAEQLGGVKQHRGVPRARNAPCARDGTRARDIPCARQAPGVGADPWLRAVSSDTSPILGMGACSPGSHPRGICVRFGTAQALLTCPDPAHPWLPGGARGCSHTRGRFGAGAVLGGDTAGAVRKLQGDPVHGTQRVPVPTWPGRGRAEHPAGILWVMLRPG